CGGCAAAGATGGCTACCGGACGATTTACGAGAACTGCCTCCGCGACTTGCAAACAGTGATCAAAAGAAAGGAGCGCTGGGGTTTTAGATGGTATCAATACGACCACTTGACGCTTGTCAACAGGGAGGCAATGGAGGCTGTAGGCGGGTGGGACTCCCTGATTCCGTACTATGCAACGGACTGCGATATGAATGGCAAGATGGGGATGGACGGATGGACCAtgaagccgaggagggtggggatcATCAATGATGTTTCCACCGTGCTGGAGGACTTGGAAGTGCTCTATCGGAACAAGTACAAGATGCCAAAGTTTATCGATCCAGCGCCCTTGCcgccggagaaggaggcaaAGATCGCAAAGGCCAAggcggaaaaggaggagaaggagcgaaaggagaaggaggaaaaggagggcaAGGCAAAGAGAGAGGAGCACGGATTGCCTGCTGATCAGCTGCAGTATTTCCGAGCTTTGAGGGCCGTGGGCGATGAGATGGGCAAGTACAAGTATCGGGATGGGGCTGAACAGCGGAACAACTGGCAACGGGCGCAacgaggtggtgaaggagagcCGTTTTATTACAATGCAGATGGGTTTCATAGTGCCTTTTGGACGCTGACAGATGCCGGGAGACGCATCTACGAAGAGAAATGGGGTCATAGAGGTTGTGACTTGGTGTCTGGCACATCCCTGACGCTCAAGGACCAGTGGCGTGTGGAGAAGGActgggaaaagaagaaggaggacaagaaaaaTTAATACCTTGGCTGATACAAAGGCCCTTAATGTTGGCGCATGATGGGGGATCTTGCATTTGAATTGGAAAGTATCACCATGAAAATTGTTGCTTATTCCATATTGAAGTCAACTCAAGCGTAAAGGTCGAACAAACACGCCTCGAACGCCAGAACCATTACCAATGACCGATCGCTCCCTTTTGCTTCACCTGCGGCTCTATTTAGAATCCTTGCTGAAGAATgcaccctcgccaccaagctcctcgagcttctGCTTGGAGTTTTCCTTGGACTCCTCGCTTGTGTCTTGGGCTTTTGTTAGTACGAGGGTCTTGACGTGGACAGCTAACTTTGACTTACTTGGGTTGCTCAAATTGGCCTTGTGGCCGCGGGCCTGGTTGCTGATCTCCTCGGGAGCCTGAAGGGCATTTTCCTGAGCCGCATCGCCGACGATGTCACGCTGCTTGGGGTTCTCGCGGAGTTCAGGCATGGTGATTGATTTGACGAAGACTTGACAAATGTCCTTGTATGTTGATTGATGTGCTAATGGGTTGTTCAATTGCTGAGTGGATTGGGTTTCAACTCGTGTCAATGCGAAGGTGAAATTAAAAGACTCTGCGACTCGCGGCCTGGTCCGCTCTAAATAAGTCGGTGGGCACCTTGATATGACACATTGCTTTATTTATGACTCGTGACGCCATCAGTACATCATGACCATTGCTTTGCACCTGGCATGACATCACCACTCCGGATTAAACAGTGAAAGCCCGGAAACACATCATTTGGCAGACAATGACAAACTCTTTGATGATTGGATGAATTTGACAATGAAACgcacaacaaacaaacaaacaaacaacaaagtTCGTCATGACCATCTGCACCCAGAAGCCCATCCCTGCTGCAGCTGTCTTCACCACTTCTAGGTACCCTGAACAACGCTTGCGGCTTCCTCATCATTGCCAGGGGAAGTCAGTTTGATGATCAGCTCGGGATCCCGCGAATAGACACGGagtccaacaacagcaacagcgtTCCAGAGCGAAGGTtgatcctcatcatcctcctcttcgtcctcgtcattgtCATTTTCTTGCCCTCCCTGCCCAACTTGTTGGATTTCTTCACGACCGGCCGCAGCAGCTTGTGCCTCATCAGACCCTCTAGGTGTCTCCTCGCCAGCCTCAGTAACACTCGCCTTTTCTgcctcttcgtcctcctgTTCGGTTTCCCACCCATCACTAGAAtcacccttcttctcctcctccttcttgaagGCCTTGGCATGGGCGAGATCAAAGCTTAAACCGACCTGCCTCAGCTTTTCTGGGCGGCGTCGAGCTGAGGCCTTGACAATCGCCTCGACAGGAGGCTTGCTTGTGTCGCGCTCGGCAGTGATCTTGGGCAGGACCTCGTAGATGCCTGGCTCAAGATCAATCTCGCAGTTGATGGACCGATTGGCGCGAAAGAAGTTCTCAGCCTGCGGACGGACGCGGCAGAGGTAGTCCCCTGGCTCGGCACCTTGCGTCTGGAGGATGAAGTGTAGAAGAAACGAGTATTCTCCCTCAAGACCGTTGAAGTAACGGGTATCCAGCTGTCGAATGTCAGTCAAAGGCACTGGAGAAAATGCGGAGGTCAAGTTACCTGTTGCAGAACAAAGACAGCAGTGGTGGCTGTTTTGACCTCGATAACGAACTTGCGTTGCAAGTACCCAGAAACCCAGGCAACATTGACGTTTGTCCATTCTTGAGCCACGGCCCACTCGTCATCGAAGAGACGAGTGCGGTATAAATTAGTGAATGTGTGAAGCATGTCGTTGTAGCTCATCCAGAACACGCCGTCGTCTTCGAAGCGGTAGTCAAGTTTGGTGAGCCAGTATGGAGTCCACTCTTTTGAGCCGTCCGACCACGGGCCGGTCCATTCGCCCATGCCGTCGCCACCGCGTGCACCCCAGGGGTTCCTACATCATCATTAGTATCAGGGTTTGATGCTATGTCGAAGTTCTaatggaaagaaaggaagaaggagaaaaaaaaggggggaggaaagaagACAAGAGGAAACAAGACTTGGAGCGAGCAGAAAGATAAACAAACCTGATCTTGACCAGTCTAACGGTctttccatcctccccatcctcctctctaGCGGCCAAAAGAGAGTAGGCGTGCGCGTTGGCCAGTCCGTTCTTGTTCGAGCCATTCCTGTCCAAGATATCCAGCCCAAAGACAAAGTTCCCATTCTCATTCACCAACTCCTTCCATAATTTCTCCTTGAAGAGGACATCCTCCAACGCCAGCTCCGAATTGACCCCCCCCGTCAAATCCTCcacgccctcaccaacccacccaccccaaatAGCGTGATAGTCCCCATGGGCCTTGGCAtacgccttctccaacaacggCAACCAAGTCTCGTTTTCCTCCCGACAGGCCGCAAAATACAACGCCTGGCTCCCCGTctgcttctccctcctccacttcttCACAATGGCGTTACTCGGAtcatgcccccccccctcataATCCCCGTTCGTCAAACACAAGTGATCATCCACCACGGTATACACCCACTCGCCATCCCGATAAAACACAAACCCATACACCCCGcactcctcatccctcgCGACGCAAATCTTGTCCATCAGCTCCCGCCGATGACAGATGGTAGCCACGGCAGACAACCACCAGCAATCGAGGCTGTTGCTCCCCTGCATTATGTCCGAACTGCTaaacccatccacctcgaACTTGGGGTCCTCAAAGATCCACCCAACTCTGTGCACCGCCTTCGGCTCGGGGTCGTAGTCCTCCTCATTGTCCCCTTCCTGCTCCTCGTCAAGCACTCTCTTCCCCATAATCTTCCTCAGCATCGGCACCGTCAACTGAAGACAGTCCGTCCCGTCGAAGACTTGCATCCTCTCCAGCGTCCCGAGGGCATCCTCAACGGCGGCGGGGTTGCCCTTGGCAGGAGGGGACCGCCAGTTCAAACCCAGCAGACAGTCCCACTGGTTTCCCTTGAGGTCAAAGTCGGGGTCGGTGAACTTGGAGTTGGTGCGGTGGCAGTCCCGGACGATGCGGGCGATTTTGGCGCGGCAGGCGTCTGCCGCGGCGGCGTAGGAGGTGCcaaagttggtggtggttggggaggttgtggtgtcatttttggagagggctgaggggcgggggaggagggaagaatagagggagggtgggaagatggtggtgacttTGCCGGGGGATTTGGTGATGTACTTGTCCCAGAAATCATGgacttgctgttggggtggttTCTTGCTTttggaggctgctgctggggagtGTTCGCAGGACATCTCGACGGTGGCGGTTGATGTTCTTCGGcgggttgaggttgatgtcTCTAGGAAGGACGGCAGTTGTCGGGACAGAATTGCTGTCTCTTTTTATCTTGCccatcaccttcttctcagctCTGGGCGCTTGTCGTACGCTATTACCCCATCGTCATCTCAGCTGGCCCCAGATTCTGTCGTCTCTGCGGTGAGCATGCCCAAtacgccccctcccctccccggtGCTGCATTTTCGATAGTGCCGTCTGGCCAATTACCATCTCCGAAGCGGCTGACTCAAGACGGTCAACTTGCAAGCCCGCTTTTGTCATCGCAATCCTTGAACTAAAAACCACAGGCTATCAGTAAGCGCAAAGTCTTGGTTGTCCAGACTTTGATATGTTGCGGTTTACGGAGCATGGTCCGTTGCAAAGTAGTCAAACAGAGGGCAGAATCGCAATGGTATCTGGGATTTCGCTAAGGTAAAATAGCATAGCAAGAGCGCAAAGAAAAAGCTCTGTCTTGTCGCAGGAGGGCCCACCGGTCAGACAGCACCGAGGTCCTGTCGCCCCATCAGgtcttccacctcctgccCATCGTTGCCCCAAAACTCCTTTCCGAAATCATGTCGCCCAATTCCATCAAAGTGACTCGCAATACACAGAAACACATCATCTCGTTCGGTTATTAATTCATCGGGCAGCGATCGTCGTGTGGGGTGTCGGGCTGTTTAGAAGCAGCAGTCGAGGCACTCGAGGCAGCATTCGCAGGTCTCTCCGCagagccagcagcagcacatgGCAGCAACGCTGTGATGAAGGTCAGTGATATGTCCATGTCTTGGCGGTCGAAAGTGGGTGGTGATCGGGATCTGCCATATCGCTGTCGGTTTGTAGGGCATGCTCGAGTCGTGGAAGAGCGACCCTAGGCCCTGCAGCACGATCTACAGGCTCTCGTCAACCACCCCTGAGAGAAAAACTCACCAGGTGTAGAGGCAGCCGTggctcttctcctcctggggagggggcgcTTGCTGGTACTGCatctgctgctggggagggggatagcCCTGGGGAGGGTAGCCCTGTGGGGGATACCCTCCATCCGGTGGGGGATAGCCCTGAGGAGGGTACCCCTGGGGAGGGGCTTGGGGGTAGTAGCCACTGTGTGTCGAATCTCGTCAGTCTCGTGTCGGTGGCGGGCGGCCGTAGTTCATTGTCCAGGCTCATTTGGCAGTTTGCGACCAGTCACCCGCAGCGCAAACTCAAATACTTCAATCGCCGTCGGAAAACAAGGGCCACAGCCAAACGAAGGAACGTGGGGAGGATAGGCACATAcccctgctgaggaggatatccAGACATGTTTTGGTTGCGGTTGCGACGGTAAAATTCACGGGGAACTCGCTGTTGACTTTGCAAAAGGAATCAACAGATGAAAGGGCGGTGGATGACCTTTTTGACAGTCGACGACGCGCGGCGGGAACGGGCAGGTGGATTCACTGAGCGCTGCGTGTCGCCAGGATTGATTCATTAGGTCTGTGGTCGCGCCCAGGGGGCCAAGCTCCGCCAAGGAAGGTTATGATGCCGTCTCATCCGAGTGTCTGGCTGCAGTGCGCAATGATACCAGGAGGCCGCCCTGCGCACCTCCAAACAGTCAAGTATGTTTCGATCGACGGGGCATATTGTAGCATACCTATAAATGCTCCGTACAGCAATTCCACATTACTGAGTGTGGTGCCCGGTTGACTGCAAACAGGTTATTATTGGGTTTGGCGCGCCATCACAGATCGGCGCCACAGTCGGATCACAGTGGGGCCGTTCCCGGGTATCGGCCTTAGCAGAACTCAgggtcctcttcctcccggCTCACGGCACCGACAGAGGCCTGGACCCTCCGGATCTGTGCAACGGAGATAAGGATAACCCATCgaccaccaaaaagaaaaaagacaccAGAAATCTCATAAATCCGCGACTTCATGAGGTCCATCCAATGCAGCATAGAGTGCATATGCGGATACTGAAGGGAAAATATCACAGGCGCCGCCAGTCGGTTTCTGATATGGGTTCCATGACGATCATCGGACCCACTGGCAATGCCGTCTTCTTTGAAGATGCCAAGAAACCGTGTAAACAAATCCCCCTGATCTAGCACGCTGTGCCCCTGAATGAGATACATCACTGTGACATAATGTCTGTACAGCGTTGGAGGACCCTGGAACaagccctctccaccccttAACTATCCCTTTGTCACAGCTTGAACAATATCGGAATCTGGACATGGACGATTTCCATTTCCGTTCTGGGACCTGAGCAGTCGCCGCTTTAACCTGACCAGAAGTGGAGATATCCTGAGCAGTGGGAGTAAGAGCCTGAGCATGGTGAGCAAGGCCCTGAGCACGGTGAGCAAACTCTAAGTACGGTAAGTAATAGATAAATCTACCTAAGACCAGGCTAGAGGTAAACTATAGTAGAGCTatttttaaagtatatacCTATTCTACGGTAATTATTATTGATATTATAGAGGGGTTTGAGTAGAAGTTGTTAAAAAATCAAAGTAAATAAAGGAAGGaagatttattatttagtATATTTCTGGGTTAGAGATACCGGCAGACGGGTTTGTAATGGTATTATAAAAGGAAAAATCCGCGAAGTGTATATGGTTATGAGGAGTGCGAGATTTTCCGGGTCAAGATATATGAAAGGACGTATTTTAACAAGGGAAAAAGGCTATTAGGGTATAAGGAAAAGAAGTTAAGGGACACGGAAGGCATGTATTAAGCTTAGGAGGATATTCGTAATAGCTTCAGTTGTAACGCCAGTGTACTGTctgtgggggaggtgtggggCGCCTGCAAGGCCCACCTCTTTCACCAGACCCACAGCTGCTGTTTGCTCCTGGGGTATATTTCTGTTGGTTTTCCACACTCTGTAATTTTACCTAAAAAAAAACCTCAATAATATCAATTTTGTTGATCAATTCTCCTGCTTTTCTGGCCTCACTTTCGCGGGCAGCGACTTCACTAGGCCGCCGTCCTAcacaagatgtctcaatcTAAACACTCAggataccgtgaatacaagctgTGATTGCATACTGCCGAACTATCTACTCTAGCCAAACTAACCAAGTGTTGTCCACTGCCTTCGCAAGAATCCAAAAGCTTCTGGATCAAATTCTCGGACATTTGCTGTAGCGCTCTGATGCCGTAGTACCCCAGTGTCAGGCTCTCGTCGGAAGACAACAGGGTCTTGATTTGTCCTCCCTTTATTTTGATGTTAAATCGGGTGGCTTAGTAGGattccctttcttcctctaAGATGGAGCCGATGAAGGGGTAAAGGTCAGCTATCCTTTGGTCATGTTCTCGCCACTTGATGTCTGGGTAGCATTTCGATCCCCAGATGTCTTGTGCAGAATGCTTCCTGTGTCTAATGCAGAACCTCTGCATGAACGGGACTGTTTGGCGGGGGTTGGCTTCTTGGTGTTCAGTGAGCAGCTCTCGGTCGACTTCTTTCTTACAAAGAGGGCAAACCGCTGGTTTGAGCGCGGGGAGATGTATGGGAGACACTGGCGGTTCTGATAGAGAGGAGGTGAATGGGTCGCCAAGTAGGTCTGGTATTTTTGATGGTTCCAATGCAGGCGAGCGCCATGGGCTGGAGTCATATTCAGGAGGTGGGACCGAACGCCAGATCAATACAATATTCGGGGACGAAGATGCTTTAGAGGCCTTTCTCCTAGATAATCAAGCGTACCCTTTGAATGACACAAGGGAATATGTACAGAGCGAGGGCGACAGTGCCAGGACATTCTACACCAAAATCTCAGGACTCATCAAGTTCGCCTTACCATTCATAGTCGAACGGTCAGAATCAGGACCTCTTGGCCCAACCAATGTCAACCAGACCGTTGACTTTATTTTGGGGATGCGGAGAGCGTCGCCTTACGATAGGAGATCCTAATAAGCCTGAGATGATTGATGCCGCAAAACGGATGGGGGGTGAAGGAAATCACAATCGGATATGGCTAGAAAAAGAGATAAAAAGGTAAGTATAACTGCCTCAGATTGATAGCTCCGTATTGATAGGTATAAAATAGATACTGCCATAAATACAAATGCTTCGTTGGATTAGTAAATGACGGCCTGTCCCTCCTGATCTTTATATTCCAAGCTCAGATGGTTCAGAACATCCGGGAGGAAAACTGCCAGGTTAGCGGCCTTCTTTTCTCAGGCAACAATGCATCATTGCGCTATGGCCTCTTCCGAGCAGTGGCCCATCAGGTTCGAAGAATGCAAGCTGCCACAGCCCCGGCAGCGATAGTGGATGGTTATGTTCGCAGACACAAGTGGTTGTCAGGGTATCCTTATTGGGTCAACGGACATGACGAAAATGAGGAACGCGAACCACATCCTAATGGCCATATACGGAAACTTGATCCGGGTGGCGCATGGTACTGGGCTGATACGACTGACAATCCCATCTTGGACGAGAATGGTGAAACTATTTGGGATACTTTTAGCCTCATGTGATGAACCACTCATCAGAACCTCTGAGAGGGGAACTGGTTGgaggctgcttctgaatgaCGGTTCGGTGTAGCTAAAAGGTACATACAGTGTCACGGGTAGCACAGGTTGACAGGTTAATGACGGTATTATTCAGCTAAGCTACAGTCTGGGCTCTATTCCGTTGGTTACAACTGGGACCTGGGACAACTGATTCATCTTTTTTGTATGCTTTCCGCAACTTCTTGCATATCTGGAACCTCGTACCCGGTGATCTTTTCCACCGTGTCCTTTCCCCCTCCAGGATGGCGACGTGATTCTCCAATCCCAGAGGATCTGGCCAACGCCCTCAAGCTCTTTCCCAAACAATGCAATATTGTGTCTCGCCGGGATACCGACCCTAACATTACCAGGCAAGTGCAGATTTTCGGCAAGATGTGAACTTGTGTTCGGCAGTGTGTCAGGTAAGGGTGCTTACATAGCTGCTATTGCGCTCGGGGAGTGCCGGCGTCCACTAGTGGCATGCAAATACAATCTGTACACTTGTTGCAAAATTCACCTCGCTCCAAAAGCATCCACGACATACTCGCCCGTGTTGGCGTCAGACATCTGGCTGCCCATTGTTCGTTGGTAAGAGATATGTTTGGGAAGCTGATTGTTTCCCGTCATTGCGGTAATTTTGAAGTGTGACATATATCAGCTACTTATCACCGTAGCTTAGTCTCTCTGCCTCTCTGCCTTATGCACTCTCATAGCTTGATCCAGCCATTCCACAATCTTCGATGCGGAAAAGTGTGCCTTTCTCGGACTCGAAGAAATACTGGAGAAAATCGGGGGCTTTATCGTTGTAGTTCTTGTTTTGACCTTGCATACGAGAACAATTTATGTCAGATACGCTCGGCGATCTCAGAGTTATGAGTACTAACAGTTTGGATACTAAGCGGAGGGAGGCATGGTTTTAGGGGGGCCGCGACGTTGCGCCGAGGTTCGGCAGGGAGGCTGCTGCCTGATACGAGTTCCCTGTGCCTCCCTTACCTGTCTCTTAATATCATCCTTTAACGTCTCCAATCCATGCTCATTAGTTATTTTACTGGTAAGAGGCTCGGAAAGCTCAAAGTCGATCGCAACGATCCTCTGATAAACACGTAGAAACTTGTGGAGCCTTGGATCCCCATGAAGAACCCCGTTTTCCGTAAGCAGGTTGTACATGTCCCGGAGTTCCCCTAGAAGGAGAGGATTATTTAGGTCTTTAATTGGGAGATTGTGTAGCGATACTCCTTTcatgtgacgaacccctatccagaacctctgaaagggatactagtcgaaggcacttctgaacaatcctggttcggtacagttaaacagtgtacaacaaatggTTTGTCTCAATCGCAATAGTCTAGATACCAACTACTGAGCTTGGCCGACCAGGGATTGCTCACCTGGCGGGTCTGCAGGCTCAGGCGAAGGGGGCGCATGGGCGTCCACCTCATTTAACGACTCCATTCCCCGACGAAAGAGCTCTGTACCCCAGTCACGCATCGAGTCACGCTGCTTACGCAGGCGAGTCAAGGAGCTCAGCGTCTCCGCCAGTAGTTGCTCTTTCGCAGCTATTTCCTCGTCGACTTTCTTTTGTTCCGATAAGTTTTTAATTACTACGACCGTCAGTAAGAGAGACCATAATACAGAACCAAGCACCTACAAGAATCCGCCACGTTTGGCCCATCACACGGTTTACCCACTCGAACGCAATTCGAATAGCTACTCGACCCCTCCTTCATAACACAACGCCCTTGAGGCTTCGCGCGCCAGCAGCGGGAGCACGGCATAATTTCGACACCGTCTGGATCGATTGAGGTAGAAATAACTGTTCGTTCGCGAACAGTATCGCGATAGCGTTTCTCTACGGGACCTGATATCGTTAGGAATACAAGGGGGAGATTGCGAAAGGAGGAAAGGAGAGGGGTTACCTACGCGAAGGAAGGAACAGGAGCGCTAAGGGTATAAAGATAATAACGTCAAATCTTTCGGGACGAAAGACGTTGAGGGGGAGTATTGTGTTACAGACTAACTATACAGTAAGGCCGTATGGGGACTGCAGCTAACCGTATCTGCCAATCAGAGGCGGGGGCACGACAGCAGGGCTGCGGGAGGATCACCTCTTGGCAAAGGTGAGCAGGATCACCACGGAGCGCTGGTGAGCGAGAATGAGCCAGGTCTTGGCgataggtctatatatacggaggaactagatGGCTcgtagatagttccgtagtatgcaatacaagtcacaatcgttggtatcttaGCTAgtgtgattgagacaagccattgttgtacactgtttagctgtaccgaaccaggattgttcagaagtgccttcgactagtatccctttcagaggttccagataggggttcgtcacacacaggcctgagggtatggGTGAGGAAGTGGAGCTCACGAAGGATTCGGGGGAGGGTTCAGGAATCACATATAAAAGCAGTCTGCTTTTcacattctattttagacgggacatcgacttttatttcttcaaATTTTGTGCTTTGCACGCGTGCAGGCAATTCTGGCCAAATTTCTGAGGAGATGTAAAGTGATTGGAGAAAGCTATTGGAGTGTAAAGAGATAATAAATTACAAGGAAATACGCATATCCCGCTTCTCTGCCTACGTAATTATTCCAAACATTACCCCTTTATCCCCACAACCATATCCCTTTCCACCATTAGCCCTGTTGAAATAAACATCCAATTATCTCCATCCCTTTGGGAACCTCGCAATCTGTGCCAACATAATTCAtagaaaacaaacaaaaggTGTTAATCCTCTGACATGCCGGTCATGAATCGGTACCCTCAATTagatatcatcatcagcgTTAACCTCATAATCATCCTCTTCATACACCTCCCGCCAAAAGTCGGCACCGCACATTTTTGAGAGAGACGATCCTACTCGGGCAGACAGTTCCActtgagctcaaggagatAGTGACGCAACCAATATTGCAACCGTCGTCGTCCACATGAAAtgcaaggtggtggtggtatcctGGACACGCAACCAAGTGTTGACAGGTGAGAAACGCCGGTAAGGACTGCGTAGCAATGAATTCAACAGCCAAGGTAGGCGTGAGACGGTAGTATCGGGTGCAGCACCCGCCGATAGGTCGGACAGAC
This genomic stretch from Podospora bellae-mahoneyi strain CBS 112042 chromosome 1 map unlocalized CBS112042p_1.2, whole genome shotgun sequence harbors:
- a CDS encoding uncharacterized protein (EggNog:ENOG503P0QR); protein product: MEPGLRPLQIIALNNQGASGSVAHLKEPHTAHNTLASSQDALKAYTKEATEILKPLTSGKHPPPRYKPTPSWLPPPVFDPFPLLANTAADPPPIPEYNVPRPEMHKEYGLDRAPPLFIGFTRQWPMLLQAVVSYITAGWPPENIYVVENTGVHNMNKQGRLTLQNPFYLNHTTLHRLGVTVIQTPVLLTFAQMQNFFLSIAYQEDHPYYFYSHQDVLVFSFEEGLDFISRPADGNWEFYSEAEKKEILSPVQAGKDGYRTIYENCLRDLQTVIKRKERWGFRWYQYDHLTLVNREAMEAVGGWDSLIPYYATDCDMNGKMGMDGWTMKPRRVGIINDVSTVLEDLEVLYRNKYKMPKFIDPAPLPPEKEAKIAKAKAEKEEKERKEKEEKEGKAKREEHGLPADQLQYFRALRAVGDEMGKYKYRDGAEQRNNWQRAQRGGEGEPFYYNADGFHSAFWTLTDAGRRIYEEKWGHRGCDLVSGTSLTLKDQWRVEKDWEKKKEDKKN
- a CDS encoding uncharacterized protein (EggNog:ENOG503PY6Q), whose translation is MPCSRCWRAKPQGRCVMKEGSSSYSNCVRVGKPCDGPNVADSCRCLVLYYGLSY
- a CDS encoding uncharacterized protein (EggNog:ENOG503P8MZ; COG:S), which gives rise to MPELRENPKQRDIVGDAAQENALQAPEEISNQARGHKANLSNPNTSEESKENSKQKLEELGGEGAFFSKDSK
- a CDS encoding uncharacterized protein (MEROPS:MER0019360; EggNog:ENOG503P10F; COG:O; COG:T), coding for MSCEHSPAAASKSKKPPQQQVHDFWDKYITKSPGKVTTIFPPSLYSSLLPRPSALSKNDTTTSPTTTNFGTSYAAAADACRAKIARIVRDCHRTNSKFTDPDFDLKGNQWDCLLGLNWRSPPAKGNPAAVEDALGTLERMQVFDGTDCLQLTVPMLRKIMGKRVLDEEQEGDNEEDYDPEPKAVHRVGWIFEDPKFEVDGFSSSDIMQGSNSLDCWWLSAVATICHRRELMDKICVARDEECGVYGFVFYRDGEWVYTVVDDHLCLTNGDYEGGGHDPSNAIVKKWRREKQTGSQALYFAACREENETWLPLLEKAYAKAHGDYHAIWGGWVGEGVEDLTGGVNSELALEDVLFKEKLWKELVNENGNFVFGLDILDRNGSNKNGLANAHAYSLLAAREEDGEDGKTVRLVKIRNPWGARGGDGMGEWTGPWSDGSKEWTPYWLTKLDYRFEDDGVFWMSYNDMLHTFTNLYRTRLFDDEWAVAQEWTNVNVAWVSGYLQRKFVIEVKTATTAVFVLQQLDTRYFNGLEGEYSFLLHFILQTQGAEPGDYLCRVRPQAENFFRANRSINCEIDLEPGIYEVLPKITAERDTSKPPVEAIVKASARRRPEKLRQVGLSFDLAHAKAFKKEEEKKGDSSDGWETEQEDEEAEKASVTEAGEETPRGSDEAQAAAAGREEIQQVGQGGQENDNDEDEEEDDEDQPSLWNAVAVVGLRVYSRDPELIIKLTSPGNDEEAASVVQGT
- a CDS encoding uncharacterized protein (EggNog:ENOG503PF8M), whose translation is MKGVSLHNLPIKDLNNPLLLGELRDMYNLLTENGVLHGDPRLHKFLRVYQRIVAIDFELSEPLTSKITNEHGLETLKDDIKRQVREAQGTRIRQQPPCRTSAQRRGPPKTMPPSA